A region from the Altererythrobacter sp. H2 genome encodes:
- a CDS encoding YnbE family lipoprotein: protein MREQFTVSRLGRWGRLVLLAGPATLGGCIQVNAPAEPIVIELNINIRQEVIYRLAADAGNTIDENADIF, encoded by the coding sequence ATGAGGGAGCAGTTCACAGTGTCGCGCTTGGGGCGATGGGGCAGGCTGGTTTTGCTGGCGGGCCCGGCCACGCTCGGGGGATGCATTCAGGTCAATGCACCCGCAGAACCGATCGTGATCGAGCTCAACATCAATATCCGGCAGGAAGTGATTTATCGGCTCGCCGCTGACGCGGGCAACACGATCGACGAGAACGCGGACATCTTCTGA
- a CDS encoding YdbH domain-containing protein, protein MVEAEIDNPEKSLVARLIPRRKRWRVTAAIMLFLLLAMGWLWTQRERIADDVLADQLGKRDIPATYRVDSIGPQRQVFSRIVIGDPAQPDMTVERAIVHLRYGFGLPEIERVELIRPRLFGSLRRGKLSFGTLDPFLFAESDEPPGLPDLDLTLVDGRALLETDWGPVGIKAQGGGWLPGGFSGVLAATAPDLALPGCAADGATLYGTLTTATGQASFAGPVRVEALSCAQAGLSLARSSTTINVTASPTFDRFDGTASLALGRMAGGDARAANLRGTTDFAWTRAGIDAGFDLSAAGLRFAGAAVDRVDAEGALRTRAGLDRITLDGTLAGRGVTPGPGLDNALENARAGTAGTLLEPLLTKVRAALRSELAASRFDADLVLRRTGSVTSLTVPAASVRGSSGAMLLSLSRFQASTAGSGAPRFSGNVVTGGAGLPRIAGRMERQPGGNLVFRARMEDYAQGDSRLAIPAIFLAQAADGSLGFSGEARASGPLPGGAVRGLVLPFTGSVGSSGVVQVWPRCTRVRFDSLSLANLEIDARALTVCPGPGGAIVRSDGSGLKVAAGVAALDLTGRLAGTPVRLRSGPTGFAWPGVLAARDLDVELGPAGSASRFTVNRLDAMLGDSGIAGTFADADVALAAVPLDLREAAGNWAYRGGVLTFTESSFRLQDRSPEARFFPLVARDASLTLQDNVVTALATLRHPASDRAVSDVAIRHDLSSATGYADLAVAGLLFDGDLQPDMLTGQALGVIANVRGTIAGQGRIDWNADGVTSSGVFSSESLDFAAAFGPVRGASGTVRFTDLLGLTTAPGQRIRVASVNPGIEALEGVIEFELRGGETLSVSGGSWPFMGGRLTLEPVTMNFGVGEERRYVFRVEGLEAARFVQQLELGNINATGVFDGVLPIVFDEMGNGRIEGGKLDSRPPGGNVSYIGELTYEDMGAIANFAFAALRSLDYKTMEVRMDGPLTGEIVTRVRFDGVSQGEGTKQNFLTRQVAGLPIRFNVNIRAPFYQLITSIRAMYDPAFIRDPRELGLISGDGQRLAPVVRPAPDAIRPEDLIPDELPIQIPESESTP, encoded by the coding sequence ATGGTCGAGGCTGAGATCGACAATCCTGAGAAGAGCCTCGTCGCCCGGCTGATACCCCGACGCAAACGCTGGCGGGTGACCGCCGCGATCATGCTGTTCCTGTTGCTGGCCATGGGCTGGCTCTGGACCCAGCGCGAACGGATCGCGGACGATGTCCTGGCCGACCAGCTGGGCAAGCGTGACATTCCGGCGACATACCGGGTCGATTCGATTGGCCCGCAGCGGCAGGTGTTCAGCAGGATCGTGATCGGCGATCCCGCGCAGCCGGACATGACGGTAGAGCGCGCCATCGTCCATCTGCGCTATGGCTTCGGACTGCCGGAAATCGAGCGGGTCGAACTGATCCGGCCCCGATTGTTCGGCAGCTTGCGCCGGGGCAAACTGTCGTTCGGCACGCTCGACCCCTTCCTGTTCGCGGAAAGCGACGAGCCCCCCGGCCTGCCCGACCTTGACCTCACGCTGGTGGACGGCCGCGCCCTGCTGGAAACGGACTGGGGCCCGGTCGGGATCAAGGCGCAGGGTGGCGGCTGGCTGCCGGGCGGGTTCAGCGGTGTGCTCGCGGCGACCGCGCCTGACCTGGCGCTGCCCGGCTGTGCTGCCGACGGGGCGACGCTTTACGGCACCCTGACCACGGCCACCGGACAAGCGTCATTTGCCGGGCCTGTGCGGGTGGAGGCGCTGTCCTGCGCACAGGCCGGGCTTTCGCTCGCCCGATCGAGCACGACAATCAACGTGACCGCGTCACCGACCTTCGACCGGTTTGACGGCACTGCGTCGCTCGCCCTGGGGCGGATGGCAGGGGGCGACGCCCGGGCCGCCAATCTGCGCGGCACCACTGACTTTGCGTGGACCAGGGCCGGCATCGATGCCGGCTTTGACCTGTCCGCCGCGGGGCTGCGGTTCGCGGGGGCTGCGGTTGACAGGGTGGATGCGGAAGGAGCCTTGCGCACCCGCGCAGGCCTGGACCGCATCACGCTCGACGGCACGCTGGCAGGGCGCGGCGTCACGCCCGGCCCGGGGCTCGACAATGCGCTCGAAAACGCGCGGGCCGGCACGGCCGGGACGTTGCTTGAGCCGCTGCTGACCAAGGTTCGCGCGGCCTTGCGGAGCGAACTTGCCGCCAGCCGCTTCGATGCGGACCTGGTGCTCCGCCGCACCGGATCGGTCACCAGCCTGACCGTTCCGGCGGCCAGCGTGCGGGGCAGCAGCGGCGCAATGCTGCTGTCGCTGTCGCGCTTCCAGGCGAGCACGGCCGGTTCGGGTGCGCCCCGGTTCTCCGGCAACGTGGTGACCGGCGGGGCGGGCCTGCCGCGCATTGCCGGCCGGATGGAGCGCCAACCCGGCGGCAACCTCGTGTTCCGCGCCCGGATGGAAGACTATGCACAGGGCGACAGTCGGCTGGCCATCCCCGCGATATTCCTTGCTCAGGCCGCTGACGGTTCGCTGGGCTTTTCGGGGGAGGCTCGGGCCAGCGGGCCCTTGCCGGGCGGGGCAGTGCGGGGCCTCGTGCTGCCGTTTACCGGCTCGGTGGGTTCCAGCGGTGTGGTGCAGGTCTGGCCGCGCTGCACCCGGGTCCGGTTCGATTCGCTGTCGCTCGCCAACCTTGAAATCGATGCCCGCGCGCTGACGGTTTGCCCCGGGCCCGGCGGCGCAATCGTCCGAAGCGATGGCTCCGGTCTGAAAGTGGCCGCCGGAGTCGCTGCGCTGGATCTCACCGGGCGCCTCGCGGGCACGCCGGTCCGGCTGCGCAGCGGCCCGACCGGATTCGCCTGGCCCGGCGTGCTTGCCGCTCGCGACCTCGATGTGGAGCTGGGGCCGGCGGGCAGCGCCAGCCGCTTCACGGTCAACCGGCTCGATGCGATGCTGGGGGACAGCGGCATTGCCGGGACATTCGCTGACGCCGACGTGGCGCTGGCGGCCGTCCCGCTGGACTTGCGCGAAGCCGCCGGAAACTGGGCCTATCGGGGCGGGGTGCTGACCTTCACCGAAAGCTCGTTCCGCCTGCAGGACCGCTCGCCCGAGGCCCGTTTCTTCCCGCTGGTGGCGCGCGATGCCAGCCTGACTTTGCAGGACAATGTGGTGACGGCGCTGGCGACCCTGCGCCATCCGGCCAGCGATCGCGCGGTAAGCGATGTCGCCATCCGCCATGACCTTTCCAGCGCCACCGGCTATGCGGATCTCGCGGTGGCCGGCCTGCTGTTCGACGGGGACCTGCAGCCCGACATGCTGACCGGGCAGGCGCTGGGTGTGATCGCCAATGTGCGGGGCACGATCGCCGGGCAGGGCCGGATTGACTGGAATGCCGATGGCGTGACCAGTTCGGGCGTGTTCTCCAGCGAAAGCCTCGACTTTGCGGCCGCGTTCGGCCCGGTTCGGGGGGCAAGCGGAACAGTGCGCTTCACCGACCTGCTGGGCCTGACTACCGCGCCGGGGCAGCGCATCCGGGTGGCCTCGGTCAACCCCGGGATCGAAGCGCTGGAGGGGGTGATCGAATTCGAGCTGCGCGGCGGAGAGACGCTCAGCGTGAGCGGCGGCTCCTGGCCTTTCATGGGCGGGCGTCTGACGCTGGAGCCGGTGACGATGAACTTCGGCGTGGGCGAGGAACGCCGTTACGTCTTCCGGGTCGAGGGGCTGGAGGCGGCCCGCTTTGTCCAGCAGCTGGAGCTTGGCAACATCAACGCCACCGGGGTGTTCGACGGGGTCCTGCCGATCGTGTTCGACGAAATGGGCAACGGGCGAATCGAAGGCGGGAAGCTGGATTCGCGCCCGCCCGGAGGCAATGTCTCCTACATCGGCGAGCTGACCTATGAGGACATGGGCGCCATCGCCAACTTCGCCTTCGCCGCGCTGCGCTCGCTCGATTACAAGACGATGGAAGTGCGCATGGACGGGCCGCTCACCGGCGAGATCGTCACCAGGGTGCGGTTTGACGGCGTGAGCCAGGGCGAGGGCACGAAGCAGAACTTCCTGACCCGCCAGGTCGCCGGCCTGCCCATCCGCTTCAACGTCAACATCCGCGCGCCGTTCTACCAGCTGATCACTTCGATCCGCGCGATGTACGACCCGGCCTTCATCCGCGACCCGCGCGAGCTCGGCCTGATTTCCGGCGACGGGCAGCGGCTGGCCCCGGTCGTCCGCCCGGCGCCGGATGCGATCCGGCCCGAAGACCTGATTCCCGATGAACTGCCCATTCAGATCCCCGAAAGCGAGAGCACGCCATGA
- the gloB gene encoding hydroxyacylglutathione hydrolase has protein sequence MIQIHQFPCLSDNYGFLIHDPASGETAAIDTPDGAEYLRQAEAKGWRITQIWNTHWHPDHAGGNEAIVAATGARVIAPQEVEKIAAIDRVVADGDTVSLGHFEAGVIDVSGHTNGHIAYHLPAAGVAFVGDAVFALGCGRMFEGEPGQFWDSLSRIKALPEDTVLYCAHEYTQSNAKFALHADPDNAALKDYAAEIERKRAEGKPTVPTVLSRELATNPFLRADEPAMRARWGGALPQETFAALRAAKDNF, from the coding sequence ATGATCCAGATCCACCAGTTCCCGTGCCTTAGCGACAACTACGGCTTCCTCATTCACGATCCCGCCAGCGGAGAGACCGCTGCGATCGACACGCCCGACGGTGCGGAATACCTCCGCCAGGCCGAAGCGAAGGGATGGCGGATCACGCAGATCTGGAACACCCACTGGCACCCTGACCACGCGGGCGGCAACGAGGCCATTGTCGCCGCGACCGGTGCCCGCGTCATCGCCCCGCAGGAAGTCGAGAAGATCGCTGCGATCGACCGGGTGGTGGCCGATGGCGACACCGTTTCGCTCGGCCACTTCGAGGCCGGGGTGATCGACGTGTCGGGCCACACCAACGGCCATATCGCCTATCACCTGCCCGCAGCGGGCGTCGCCTTCGTCGGCGATGCCGTGTTCGCGCTGGGCTGCGGGCGGATGTTCGAGGGCGAGCCGGGCCAGTTCTGGGACAGCCTTTCACGCATCAAGGCGCTGCCTGAAGACACCGTGCTCTACTGCGCGCACGAATATACCCAGTCGAACGCCAAGTTCGCGCTCCATGCCGATCCGGACAATGCCGCGCTCAAGGACTACGCCGCCGAGATCGAGCGCAAGCGGGCCGAAGGCAAGCCCACGGTGCCCACCGTGCTCTCGCGCGAGCTTGCAACCAACCCCTTCCTGCGGGCCGACGAGCCGGCCATGCGGGCCCGCTGGGGCGGCGCTCTGCCACAGGAAACCTTCGCAGCACTGCGGGCTGCCAAGGACAATTTCTGA
- a CDS encoding F0F1 ATP synthase subunit C, translating into MEAEAAKLIGAGLAAIGAGMAAIGVGNVFGSFLESALRNPGAADGQQGRLFIGFAAAELLGLLAFVVAMILIFVA; encoded by the coding sequence ATGGAAGCAGAAGCTGCAAAGCTGATCGGTGCGGGTCTTGCCGCAATTGGTGCCGGCATGGCCGCGATCGGCGTGGGCAACGTCTTCGGTTCGTTCCTCGAAAGCGCTCTGCGCAATCCGGGTGCCGCTGACGGCCAGCAGGGCCGCCTGTTCATCGGCTTCGCCGCTGCCGAACTTCTCGGCCTGCTGGCGTTCGTCGTCGCGATGATCCTGATCTTCGTCGCCTGA
- a CDS encoding ATPase — MPQIAQLMETYASQIFWLLVFFGIVYFVIGRGMVPKVMATVADRDSQIAADLAAAEAARAQADAEEEAWRQRENANRAAAQATVGKAKAEAAVANQKKLAAAQARIDARVAEAEAAIAAARTSALAEIEDVAVEAAQDIVHRLAGVKVTKPAAKSAVKEAMAHG, encoded by the coding sequence ATGCCCCAGATAGCCCAGTTGATGGAGACCTACGCCAGCCAGATTTTCTGGCTGCTGGTCTTTTTCGGCATTGTCTACTTTGTGATCGGCCGGGGGATGGTGCCCAAGGTCATGGCCACGGTCGCAGACCGTGACAGCCAGATCGCCGCCGACCTCGCCGCCGCAGAAGCGGCCCGGGCGCAGGCGGATGCGGAAGAAGAGGCATGGCGCCAGCGGGAAAACGCCAACCGCGCTGCTGCCCAGGCAACGGTCGGCAAGGCCAAGGCCGAAGCTGCCGTGGCCAACCAGAAGAAGCTGGCTGCGGCCCAGGCGCGGATTGACGCGCGGGTGGCCGAAGCCGAAGCAGCCATTGCCGCTGCCCGCACGTCGGCCCTGGCCGAGATCGAAGATGTCGCGGTTGAAGCGGCGCAGGACATCGTCCACCGGCTGGCCGGGGTGAAGGTGACCAAGCCCGCTGCCAAGTCCGCCGTGAAGGAGGCGATGGCCCATGGCTAA
- a CDS encoding YdbL family protein → MNTTPIRKLALGAAATVMAIGGLATVAHAQRDPAYENARTGGEVGEKMDGYLGIVVQPTDALQRMVNDINIKRRAVYADRAKAANATLEEYALTAGCLAIARTRPGEKYQAPDGTWQTRTNAPPLRDPRCP, encoded by the coding sequence ATGAACACCACCCCGATCCGCAAGCTGGCGCTGGGCGCCGCCGCTACCGTCATGGCGATTGGCGGGCTGGCGACCGTGGCTCACGCGCAGCGCGATCCCGCCTATGAAAACGCGCGCACCGGCGGCGAAGTGGGCGAGAAGATGGACGGCTATCTCGGCATCGTGGTCCAGCCGACCGATGCCCTCCAGCGGATGGTCAACGACATCAATATCAAGCGCCGGGCGGTCTATGCCGACCGGGCCAAGGCGGCCAACGCCACGCTTGAGGAATATGCGCTGACCGCCGGGTGCCTGGCCATCGCCCGCACCAGGCCGGGGGAGAAATACCAGGCGCCCGACGGCACCTGGCAGACCCGCACCAACGCTCCGCCGCTGCGGGACCCGCGCTGCCCCTGA
- a CDS encoding F0F1 ATP synthase subunit A: protein MAAEQAKVDPMHQFTIEPLVGANWEIAGYNIAFTNSAMWMLVTTIVLGLFVAGGLKRQLVPGRWQMAVETFTGFIDNMLEANIGKEGRKYVPYVFSLFMFILFANLLGLLPLGVVGIHPFTFTSHFTVTGVLAVISFAIVLVVGFWKHGFHFFSLFIPHGTPVPMIPIIFLIELVSFAVRPFSLALRLFVAMMAGHVLLKVLSSFVIDGTNAGVGFGLLVGLPSFVLMIGISALEILVAGIQAYVFALLTSLYINDAENLH from the coding sequence GTGGCAGCCGAACAGGCCAAAGTCGATCCGATGCACCAGTTCACGATCGAGCCGCTGGTCGGCGCGAACTGGGAGATCGCGGGCTACAATATCGCTTTCACCAACAGCGCGATGTGGATGCTGGTCACCACCATCGTGCTCGGTCTTTTTGTTGCCGGTGGCCTGAAGCGCCAGCTGGTGCCGGGTCGCTGGCAGATGGCGGTGGAAACCTTCACCGGCTTCATCGACAACATGCTGGAAGCAAACATCGGCAAGGAAGGGCGCAAGTACGTGCCCTATGTCTTCTCGCTGTTCATGTTCATCCTGTTCGCCAACCTGCTCGGCCTGCTGCCGCTCGGCGTGGTCGGCATTCACCCCTTTACCTTCACCAGCCACTTCACGGTTACGGGTGTGCTCGCCGTAATCAGCTTTGCGATCGTGCTGGTGGTCGGGTTCTGGAAGCACGGCTTCCACTTCTTCAGCCTGTTCATCCCGCATGGCACTCCGGTGCCGATGATTCCGATCATTTTCCTGATCGAGCTGGTCAGCTTCGCGGTTCGCCCCTTCAGCCTCGCGCTGCGACTGTTCGTGGCGATGATGGCCGGGCACGTCCTGCTCAAGGTGCTGTCAAGCTTCGTCATCGACGGAACCAATGCCGGGGTCGGGTTCGGCCTGCTGGTCGGCCTGCCGAGTTTCGTGCTGATGATTGGTATCAGCGCCCTGGAAATCCTGGTTGCCGGTATCCAGGCCTATGTTTTCGCGCTGTTGACTTCGCTCTACATCAACGACGCGGAAAACCTCCACTGA
- a CDS encoding NADPH:quinone oxidoreductase family protein, producing MTDRVMQALRVEQLSPDLSGLSLLDLPMPVPGPDQALVQVRATSLNHPDLLMTRGAYQFKPKVPFTLGLELAGEVVSAPEGSGLRAGDRVMGGSKTGGMADYVALPVAALRPIPAGLGFAAAAALGAAYNTAWTALVEIGRLQAGQWVLVHGASGGVGLAACDLAKALGARVIAATHREDKLAALKAAVPVEAAITNTGRFREAVGEITGGKLCQIVFDPVGGDVFDESTRCVAFGGQLQVIGFVSGRIPEIAVNIPLIKGFSVVGVRAGEYARRFPDRGAAIAADVARFASEGRLRPHIDRALPLTRWREAFEAMAAGRIIGKIVLEPGT from the coding sequence ATGACGGATAGGGTCATGCAGGCGCTGCGGGTCGAGCAGCTGTCGCCCGATCTGTCGGGCCTTTCGCTGCTGGACCTGCCTATGCCGGTGCCGGGGCCTGATCAGGCGCTGGTGCAGGTGCGTGCCACCTCGCTCAATCACCCTGACCTGCTGATGACGCGCGGTGCCTACCAGTTCAAGCCGAAGGTGCCCTTCACGCTTGGGCTGGAGCTGGCAGGTGAAGTGGTCAGCGCGCCGGAAGGCTCCGGCTTACGGGCCGGGGATCGCGTCATGGGCGGGTCCAAGACGGGCGGCATGGCAGACTATGTCGCGCTTCCCGTGGCCGCACTGCGCCCGATACCGGCAGGGCTAGGCTTTGCCGCCGCCGCGGCCCTTGGGGCGGCATATAACACTGCCTGGACCGCGCTGGTCGAGATCGGGCGGCTGCAAGCCGGGCAATGGGTGCTGGTCCACGGAGCGAGTGGCGGCGTGGGCCTGGCCGCCTGCGATCTCGCCAAAGCCCTGGGCGCGCGCGTGATTGCCGCAACCCACCGGGAAGACAAGCTGGCCGCCCTCAAAGCAGCCGTCCCGGTCGAGGCCGCAATCACCAACACCGGCCGTTTCCGCGAGGCGGTGGGGGAGATTACCGGCGGCAAGCTGTGCCAGATCGTGTTCGATCCGGTCGGCGGGGACGTGTTCGATGAAAGCACCCGCTGCGTTGCCTTTGGCGGGCAGTTGCAGGTGATCGGATTTGTCTCCGGGCGGATTCCCGAGATTGCCGTCAATATCCCGCTGATCAAGGGCTTCTCGGTCGTCGGTGTGCGGGCCGGGGAATATGCCCGCCGTTTCCCTGACCGGGGCGCAGCGATTGCGGCCGATGTCGCCCGCTTCGCCAGCGAAGGCCGCCTCCGCCCCCACATCGACCGGGCCCTCCCCCTCACCCGCTGGCGCGAGGCGTTCGAGGCAATGGCGGCAGGCCGGATCATCGGCAAGATCGTGCTGGAGCCGGGCACGTAA
- a CDS encoding AtpZ/AtpI family protein — protein MSDEKPAREPIGEDARIDALEARLKAARERENERNKPRGSGADANYRSGNRVLADLLGGILGGLVLGWLVDSFAGTMPWGLLVGLFLGIVVAFRNIFRMANKRPDQDPE, from the coding sequence ATGAGCGACGAGAAACCCGCCCGGGAACCCATCGGCGAGGATGCGCGGATTGACGCGCTCGAAGCGCGGCTTAAAGCCGCACGCGAGCGTGAAAATGAGCGCAACAAGCCGCGAGGATCAGGTGCCGATGCGAACTATCGCAGTGGCAACCGGGTCCTGGCGGACTTGCTCGGAGGGATTCTCGGTGGTCTGGTGCTCGGCTGGCTGGTTGACAGCTTCGCAGGAACCATGCCCTGGGGTCTGTTGGTCGGGCTGTTCCTCGGAATAGTCGTCGCCTTCAGGAACATTTTTCGGATGGCGAACAAGCGCCCCGATCAGGATCCGGAATAG